Proteins co-encoded in one Crateriforma spongiae genomic window:
- the rplS gene encoding 50S ribosomal protein L19, whose translation MSKAILDLVEKTAMKENPPQFEIGDTVDVHLKILEGNKERIQVFSGVVIALSGSGSKEMFTVRRIVAGEGVERKFPIHSPRIEKVEVKRSGVVRRAKLYFLRDRVGKAVRLKERRRN comes from the coding sequence ATGTCCAAAGCCATTCTGGACCTGGTCGAAAAGACCGCGATGAAAGAGAACCCGCCGCAGTTTGAAATCGGCGACACCGTGGACGTTCACCTGAAAATTTTGGAAGGCAACAAAGAACGCATCCAGGTCTTCAGCGGCGTCGTGATCGCACTGAGCGGATCCGGCAGCAAGGAAATGTTCACCGTTCGTCGCATCGTTGCCGGCGAAGGTGTGGAGCGAAAATTCCCGATCCACAGCCCGCGAATCGAAAAGGTCGAAGTCAAACGCAGCGGTGTCGTCCGTCGCGCCAAGCTGTACTTCTTGCGCGATCGCGTCGGTAAGGCCGTGCGTCTGAAAGAACGTCGCCGCAACTAG
- the trmD gene encoding tRNA (guanosine(37)-N1)-methyltransferase TrmD, giving the protein MRFDVVTLFPAIFDGYLTQSLLDKAIRRDLVHIHRHNLRDWAEDTPHRKVDDRPFGGGPGMLIQVEPTVNCVRSVEAMDDTPARKILLTPAGRRLDQRVAEDLATSKRLLLMCGRYEGFDQRVHDILQPEEISVGDFVLNGGEVAAMIIIDAVVRLLPGVLGDEQSSFDDSFSRGNRLLEFPQYTRPREFEGHVVPDVLLSGDHQKIAAWRAEQSHHKTKQRRSDLLDESAES; this is encoded by the coding sequence GTGAGGTTCGATGTCGTCACGCTTTTTCCGGCGATCTTTGACGGCTATCTGACGCAAAGCTTGCTGGACAAAGCCATCCGACGTGACTTGGTCCATATCCACCGACATAACCTGCGGGATTGGGCCGAAGACACGCCGCACCGAAAAGTCGACGATCGGCCTTTCGGCGGCGGACCCGGGATGCTGATCCAAGTCGAACCGACGGTGAATTGTGTCCGTTCCGTGGAAGCCATGGACGACACACCGGCCAGAAAAATCCTGCTGACGCCCGCCGGGCGACGGCTGGATCAACGGGTCGCCGAAGATCTGGCGACCAGCAAACGCTTACTGCTGATGTGTGGACGCTACGAAGGTTTCGACCAACGCGTGCACGACATCTTGCAGCCCGAAGAAATTAGTGTCGGCGATTTCGTGCTGAACGGAGGCGAAGTCGCAGCCATGATCATCATTGACGCCGTCGTCCGTTTATTGCCCGGAGTCTTAGGAGACGAACAAAGCAGCTTTGACGATTCATTCAGCCGTGGAAATCGGTTACTGGAATTTCCCCAGTACACACGACCACGCGAATTCGAAGGTCATGTCGTTCCCGATGTTTTATTGAGCGGTGATCACCAAAAAATCGCCGCCTGGCGGGCCGAACAGTCCCACCACAAAACGAAGCAAAGACGCAGTGACCTGCTGGACGAATCTGCCGAATCCTGA
- a CDS encoding serine protease family protein: MNEAEPKKDWVYRDARGESDPMTEPELRRWLMKLPDDQMDLYQVRQGTSVWHSARQVMALFRRLAETGVYVRQGDVVQGPFILQRAARMLPKWKVVDGVLFRVGRRGSWMTADQFETWLSEQPQGGVEGNSATGQHPDGSAGEDVVAALPVSDKRTSQDRNRAIPVIAVSDDDAADDDVIPAVAYVPAQPAAVSDQPAPYVANVVSAAGTSVDPLVAPEINFPPNPAVSSAARPVVPSRARSTSHRSGNAGLLVAVIAGGLVMLAMIGGAGWYAYQSMTESLADRGIDSSFDDNVDNSDAAISGPMIRSDRPGMLASTPRPRFRGPPQITPGTLYRPTFYTSNDQSSAGTAFIARLSDTDRDPIVISALHLLGTAGGFPRDIAGREVPIVWMTVGLEDCVNGDWIESLDGRVLDLPQAKNLPQTSLHGDVIAFFPSPLDANHDRLDPLTIAPAGPATGDVVWLVSEVIGSDSLAHRGVVLGEEDGWLMYRFDRRLNLTATSGAPVVDQQHRVIAVNAGGGEDGGRTIGVGTPVSRFRRALATAKRGR, from the coding sequence ATGAACGAAGCTGAACCGAAAAAGGACTGGGTCTATCGCGACGCCCGAGGCGAAAGCGATCCGATGACCGAACCGGAACTTCGACGATGGCTGATGAAACTGCCTGATGACCAGATGGACTTGTACCAAGTCCGCCAGGGCACCAGCGTGTGGCATTCGGCCCGGCAAGTGATGGCTCTGTTTCGACGTTTGGCCGAAACCGGCGTCTATGTACGCCAAGGCGATGTCGTCCAAGGACCCTTCATCCTGCAGCGTGCCGCAAGGATGCTGCCCAAATGGAAAGTCGTTGACGGCGTCCTTTTTCGCGTCGGCCGACGTGGGTCTTGGATGACCGCGGATCAGTTCGAAACTTGGCTGTCCGAGCAACCCCAAGGCGGCGTCGAGGGCAATTCTGCCACCGGCCAACATCCGGACGGATCGGCCGGCGAAGACGTTGTCGCCGCCTTGCCCGTATCCGACAAGCGGACATCGCAAGACAGGAATCGTGCGATTCCAGTGATCGCAGTCAGCGATGACGACGCCGCCGACGACGACGTGATCCCGGCGGTGGCCTATGTACCCGCCCAACCGGCGGCTGTTTCCGATCAACCGGCACCCTACGTCGCAAACGTGGTTTCGGCTGCCGGGACGTCAGTCGATCCATTAGTTGCACCGGAGATAAACTTTCCGCCAAACCCCGCCGTGTCTTCCGCCGCACGCCCGGTTGTGCCAAGTCGCGCTCGATCGACATCGCACCGCAGCGGCAACGCGGGCCTGCTGGTCGCGGTCATTGCCGGTGGGCTGGTCATGCTGGCGATGATCGGCGGCGCTGGATGGTATGCCTATCAGTCGATGACCGAAAGCTTGGCAGACCGTGGCATCGATTCCAGCTTCGACGACAACGTGGACAATTCGGATGCCGCGATTTCCGGCCCGATGATTCGGTCCGATCGACCGGGCATGTTGGCATCCACACCACGTCCTAGGTTCCGTGGGCCGCCACAAATCACCCCGGGGACGCTTTATCGTCCGACGTTCTACACGTCCAACGACCAATCATCCGCCGGCACGGCGTTCATCGCGCGACTATCGGATACCGATCGCGATCCGATCGTCATTAGTGCATTGCATTTACTGGGAACCGCTGGTGGGTTCCCGCGTGATATCGCCGGGCGGGAGGTTCCAATTGTTTGGATGACTGTGGGTTTGGAAGATTGCGTCAACGGCGACTGGATCGAAAGCTTGGACGGACGCGTCTTGGACCTTCCACAGGCCAAGAATCTTCCGCAAACGTCACTGCATGGCGACGTCATCGCCTTTTTCCCCAGTCCGCTGGACGCAAACCATGACCGTTTGGATCCGCTGACCATCGCGCCGGCAGGGCCCGCAACAGGTGACGTGGTTTGGCTGGTATCCGAAGTGATCGGCAGCGATTCACTAGCGCACCGAGGCGTGGTGTTGGGCGAAGAAGACGGTTGGCTGATGTACCGTTTCGACCGACGGCTGAACCTGACGGCCACCAGTGGTGCTCCCGTTGTCGATCAACAGCACCGGGTGATCGCGGTCAACGCCGGGGGCGGCGAAGACGGCGGGCGGACGATTGGCGTGGGCACTCCCGTCTCACGATTCCGCCGTGCCTTGGCGACCGCCAAACGCGGCCGATAA
- the ffh gene encoding signal recognition particle protein: MFESLSDGLQGAFKSLSGKGKLTESNMREGLELVKQSLLDADVSYSVIEEFMSHVSERALGKRVLLSLRPHEELVRIVHDELVSLLGPVDTSLHLKKDGPTIIMLCGLQGSGKTTTCGKLAQLLLEENIKPLLVAADLQRPAAIEQLHVIGRQLNVPVYSDSENKNPVQVCKAGVDKANAEDARVVILDTAGRLAIDDELMAELQRIDKRVGPDQVYLVVDGMTGQDAVQSAGAFNEALELDGVVMTKLDGDARGGALLSVKHVTGVPIKFMGTGEHFDALEPFRPDGMASRILQMGDIVAAAREAHRIVDEKEREEMEAKMASGDFTLDDFKNMMEKVAKPGLMGKMMSLMPGMNQFKEVMESEEAAGGIKQTIGAINSMTQDERKNPKLIDAARRTRIAKGAGVQTPVVSQLVKQFEMMKPVMQMMAGKGAGDRMKMMQQLQASGAMTDPRGMGAVKVSKGTGKRLSAAEKAKQRKERDKLMRRMKRKKGKR, translated from the coding sequence GTGTTTGAATCCCTTTCGGACGGATTGCAAGGTGCGTTTAAGTCGCTGTCGGGCAAAGGCAAGCTGACCGAAAGCAACATGCGGGAGGGATTGGAACTGGTCAAACAGTCCCTGTTGGACGCCGACGTCAGCTATTCGGTCATCGAAGAATTCATGTCGCACGTGTCCGAGCGGGCGCTGGGCAAACGTGTGCTGTTGTCGTTGCGGCCGCACGAAGAATTGGTGCGGATCGTTCACGACGAATTGGTGTCGCTGTTGGGGCCGGTGGACACGTCGCTGCACCTGAAAAAAGATGGCCCGACCATCATCATGTTGTGCGGGTTGCAGGGAAGCGGAAAAACGACGACTTGTGGCAAGCTGGCTCAGTTGTTGTTGGAAGAAAACATCAAGCCCTTGCTGGTCGCCGCCGACCTTCAGCGGCCCGCCGCGATCGAGCAGTTGCACGTTATCGGCCGCCAGTTGAACGTGCCGGTCTACAGCGACAGCGAAAACAAGAATCCTGTCCAGGTCTGCAAGGCCGGGGTCGACAAAGCGAACGCGGAAGACGCCCGTGTGGTGATCCTGGATACGGCCGGTCGCCTGGCCATCGACGATGAATTGATGGCCGAATTGCAACGGATCGACAAACGCGTCGGTCCGGATCAGGTCTATCTGGTCGTCGATGGCATGACCGGTCAGGACGCGGTGCAAAGTGCCGGCGCATTCAATGAAGCGTTGGAACTGGACGGCGTGGTGATGACCAAGTTGGATGGGGACGCCCGCGGCGGTGCGTTGCTATCGGTCAAGCACGTCACCGGAGTGCCGATCAAATTCATGGGGACCGGCGAGCACTTTGATGCGCTCGAACCCTTCCGGCCCGACGGGATGGCCAGCCGCATTCTGCAGATGGGCGACATCGTGGCGGCCGCCCGGGAAGCGCACCGAATCGTCGACGAAAAGGAACGTGAGGAAATGGAGGCCAAGATGGCTTCCGGCGATTTCACGTTGGACGATTTCAAGAACATGATGGAAAAGGTGGCCAAACCGGGACTGATGGGCAAAATGATGTCGCTGATGCCGGGGATGAATCAGTTCAAGGAGGTCATGGAAAGCGAAGAAGCGGCCGGCGGTATCAAGCAAACCATCGGCGCCATCAACAGCATGACCCAGGATGAACGCAAGAATCCCAAACTGATCGACGCCGCCCGCCGGACACGCATCGCCAAGGGAGCCGGCGTCCAAACCCCCGTCGTGTCACAGTTGGTCAAGCAGTTCGAAATGATGAAACCGGTCATGCAGATGATGGCGGGCAAAGGTGCCGGCGACCGGATGAAAATGATGCAGCAACTGCAGGCCAGCGGGGCGATGACCGATCCGCGTGGAATGGGGGCGGTCAAGGTCAGCAAGGGGACCGGCAAGCGGCTGTCGGCGGCCGAAAAGGCCAAGCAACGCAAGGAACGTGACAAGCTGATGCGGCGGATGAAGCGGAAAAAGGGAAAACGCTAG
- the rpsP gene encoding 30S ribosomal protein S16 — protein sequence MKKMGRTHRPFFRICAMDQRSPRDGRVIEELGYYDPMCPETDARVTLKADRVDYWLSVGARPSDKVGVLIKKYGTEGTHLAAREAALERLGKRKEYTFTPPAPQPAKKEEPKAEEKPADDAAPAEEAPAAEGGEAPAAEAAGE from the coding sequence ATGAAAAAAATGGGACGGACGCACCGTCCGTTCTTCCGTATCTGCGCGATGGACCAACGCAGTCCGCGTGATGGTCGTGTGATCGAGGAATTGGGTTACTACGACCCGATGTGTCCGGAAACCGATGCCCGCGTGACGCTGAAAGCTGACCGTGTGGATTATTGGCTGTCCGTGGGGGCTCGCCCCAGCGACAAAGTCGGCGTGCTGATCAAAAAGTACGGCACCGAGGGCACGCATCTGGCCGCTCGTGAAGCCGCGTTGGAGCGATTGGGCAAGCGAAAGGAATACACCTTCACGCCGCCGGCACCTCAGCCGGCCAAGAAGGAAGAACCCAAGGCCGAAGAAAAACCGGCTGACGACGCCGCACCCGCCGAAGAAGCTCCGGCGGCCGAAGGCGGTGAAGCACCCGCCGCGGAAGCTGCCGGCGAGTGA
- a CDS encoding YraN family protein has translation MNRNIVADVLGRIRDDLVERYRTIRFGGIDDDGPIGRRGEQAAARLLRQKRLQIVAESESDRGGEIDLIAVDRRARTIVFVEVKTLATTKPGHPADRVDDQKQARITRAALRYLKRKRLVGTPCRFDVVAVWWPRDSARPQRLEHYPAAFEAAGQWQLY, from the coding sequence ATCAATCGCAACATCGTCGCGGATGTCTTGGGCCGAATTCGCGATGACTTGGTCGAACGCTATCGAACGATTCGGTTTGGTGGAATCGATGATGATGGCCCGATCGGCCGGCGCGGCGAACAGGCCGCCGCCCGTCTTTTGCGTCAGAAACGGCTGCAAATTGTCGCCGAAAGTGAATCGGATCGTGGCGGCGAAATCGACCTGATCGCCGTCGATCGTCGGGCACGGACGATCGTTTTCGTCGAAGTCAAAACGCTGGCAACGACAAAACCGGGGCATCCGGCCGATCGTGTTGATGATCAAAAACAGGCACGGATCACCCGTGCCGCCCTGCGTTATCTGAAACGCAAACGTCTGGTCGGGACGCCTTGCCGATTTGACGTGGTGGCCGTTTGGTGGCCGCGCGACAGCGCACGGCCCCAGCGGCTGGAACACTATCCGGCCGCATTCGAAGCCGCTGGCCAGTGGCAGCTTTACTAG